A window of the Amycolatopsis solani genome harbors these coding sequences:
- a CDS encoding GlxA family transcriptional regulator: MQDAETDIGASVVERLIVVVLFDGADLLDVTGPAEVFSLLHRELDRPSGYRVVLAAGAPDAVTTSAGVRVLPDVTFGELAGRAIDTLVVPGAVTVGANREIVAECDPAVVEAVRELAGHARRVASVCVGAHVLAAAGLLDGKRATTHWSTARQLAEEHPGIAVDADPIFIRDGAVWTGAGLTACLDLALALVEDDFGPEPAARVARQLVMFLRRPGGQSQFSVSLEPASATRRVEELRHHIATHLAEPLTVADLAAHAHLTDRQLTRVFKAELGLTPAAYVEHARVEAARQRLETTDDTLSRVATTCGFGTVSTLTRSFRRRLTTTPGEYRDRFRIR; encoded by the coding sequence ATGCAAGACGCAGAAACCGACATCGGAGCGAGCGTGGTGGAACGGCTGATCGTCGTGGTCCTGTTCGACGGGGCCGACCTGCTCGACGTGACCGGTCCCGCCGAGGTTTTCTCGCTGCTGCACCGCGAACTGGACCGCCCATCCGGTTACCGGGTCGTCCTCGCGGCCGGGGCGCCGGACGCCGTGACGACGTCGGCCGGCGTGCGCGTGCTGCCGGACGTCACCTTCGGGGAGCTGGCCGGCCGGGCGATCGACACCCTGGTCGTGCCGGGGGCGGTGACCGTCGGGGCGAACCGGGAGATCGTCGCCGAGTGCGACCCCGCCGTGGTCGAGGCGGTCCGCGAGCTGGCCGGGCACGCGCGGCGGGTGGCGTCCGTCTGCGTCGGGGCGCACGTGCTCGCCGCGGCCGGGCTGCTCGACGGCAAGCGCGCCACCACGCACTGGTCCACCGCCCGGCAGCTCGCCGAGGAGCACCCGGGGATCGCGGTCGACGCCGACCCGATCTTCATCCGCGACGGCGCCGTGTGGACCGGTGCCGGCCTGACCGCCTGCCTCGACCTCGCCCTCGCGCTGGTGGAGGACGACTTCGGCCCGGAGCCGGCGGCCCGCGTCGCTCGCCAGCTCGTCATGTTCCTCCGGCGCCCGGGCGGGCAGAGCCAGTTCAGTGTGTCCCTCGAACCGGCGTCGGCGACCCGGCGGGTCGAGGAGCTGCGCCACCACATCGCCACCCACCTCGCCGAGCCGCTGACGGTCGCCGACCTGGCCGCCCACGCCCACCTCACCGACCGGCAGCTCACGCGCGTGTTCAAGGCCGAGCTGGGCCTGACGCCCGCCGCGTACGTCGAGCACGCGCGGGTCGAGGCGGCCCGGCAGCGCCTGGAGACCACCGACGACACGCTCTCCCGCGTCGCCACCACCTGCGGTTTCGGCACGGTGTCGACGTTGACGCGGTCGTTCCGCCGCCGGTTGACCACCACGCCGGGCGAGTACCGGGACCGGTTCCGGATCCGGTAG
- a CDS encoding isochorismatase family protein, translated as MPRTTLRELNGLDRTPAALAGSTLILVDYQNTYTKGVMELDGWRPALTAAKDLLARARAAGAPVIHVVHDGGAGSAYDVRADIGAIHPDVAPIEGEPVVVKAAPNAFVGTDLGERVDAAGNESVVVAGFMTNMCVTFTAEGAFLRGNTPTVVAETCATRPLATAVAEVGSEQLHHSALATIADLYGVVVPAVADLR; from the coding sequence ATGCCGAGGACGACGCTGCGGGAGCTGAACGGGCTCGACCGGACCCCCGCCGCACTGGCCGGGTCGACGCTGATCCTGGTCGACTACCAGAACACGTACACGAAGGGCGTGATGGAACTGGACGGCTGGCGGCCCGCGCTGACCGCCGCCAAGGACCTGCTCGCCCGGGCCAGAGCCGCGGGCGCGCCGGTGATCCACGTCGTCCACGACGGCGGCGCGGGCAGCGCGTACGACGTGCGCGCCGACATCGGTGCCATCCACCCGGACGTCGCCCCGATCGAGGGCGAACCGGTGGTCGTCAAGGCGGCGCCGAACGCGTTCGTCGGCACCGACCTGGGTGAGCGGGTCGACGCGGCGGGGAACGAGAGCGTGGTGGTGGCGGGCTTCATGACCAACATGTGCGTCACGTTCACCGCGGAGGGAGCGTTCCTGCGCGGCAACACCCCGACGGTGGTCGCGGAGACGTGCGCAACGCGGCCGCTGGCCACGGCGGTCGCGGAGGTGGGTTCGGAGCAGCTGCACCACAGCGCGCTGGCGACGATCGCGGACCTGTACGGGGTGGTCGTGCCGGCGGTGGCCGACCTGCGGTAG
- a CDS encoding pentapeptide repeat-containing protein — protein MANELERVLRTRTILLWGAGLLVLAALAATLLLTLLGGGRPEDSARLDALKTAANIVVGTGGAAALLLAARRQRSAELDLVQKDHDATERRVTEIYGKAADQLGSDKAPVRLAGLYSLERLAGGYAEHRQTIVNVLCAYLRMPYEPGDDTLEELQVRKTAQRILLLHLRPGKPEAPNGDFWPDIDLDFSGATLVGLTLTHCSIRSIVCYGTTFLELTSLRGTEFRTKADFNKAEFKDRADLRGTVFGGDRDSFNGTVFAGPADFGSKSAARLAGAIAQRGFPRTWPPGWEERPIVDRPGWVELTRKADPGQPEGR, from the coding sequence GTGGCGAACGAACTCGAGCGCGTGCTGCGGACCAGGACGATCCTCCTGTGGGGCGCCGGCCTCCTGGTGCTCGCCGCGCTGGCGGCGACGCTGCTGCTCACCCTGCTGGGCGGCGGCCGCCCGGAGGACTCCGCCCGGCTCGACGCGCTCAAGACCGCCGCCAACATCGTCGTCGGGACCGGGGGTGCCGCCGCGCTGCTGCTCGCCGCGCGGCGGCAGCGGTCCGCCGAGCTCGACCTGGTGCAGAAGGACCACGACGCCACCGAGCGGCGGGTCACCGAGATCTACGGCAAGGCCGCCGACCAGCTCGGCAGCGACAAGGCGCCCGTCCGGCTCGCCGGGCTCTACTCGCTCGAACGGCTCGCCGGCGGGTACGCCGAGCACCGGCAGACGATCGTCAACGTGCTCTGCGCCTACCTGCGGATGCCCTACGAGCCCGGCGACGACACCCTCGAGGAGCTGCAGGTCCGCAAGACCGCGCAGCGCATCCTCCTGCTGCACCTGCGGCCCGGCAAGCCCGAGGCGCCGAACGGGGACTTCTGGCCGGACATCGACCTCGACTTCTCCGGGGCGACGCTCGTCGGGCTGACGCTCACGCACTGCTCGATCCGGTCGATCGTCTGCTACGGCACGACGTTCCTCGAACTGACGTCGCTGCGCGGCACCGAATTCCGCACGAAAGCGGACTTCAACAAGGCCGAATTCAAGGACCGCGCCGATTTGCGCGGCACCGTTTTCGGCGGTGACCGCGATTCTTTCAACGGCACCGTTTTCGCTGGTCCGGCCGATTTCGGCAGCAAGTCCGCCGCGCGGCTCGCGGGGGCGATCGCGCAACGGGGATTTCCCCGTACCTGGCCACCGGGCTGGGAAGAACGGCCGATCGTCGACCGGCCGGGCTGGGTGGAATTGACACGAAAGGCTGATCCGGGGCAACCGGAAGGCCGTTAG
- a CDS encoding cystathionine beta-synthase — protein MEYAEHIADLVGNTPLVKLNSLTKGLKPLVLAKVEYLNPGGSVKDRIALRMIEAAEASGELRPGGTIVEPTSGNTGVGLAMVAQRKGYRCVFVCPDKVSEDKRNVLKAYGARVVVCPTAVAPEHPDSYYNVSDRLVREIDGAWKPNQYANAQNPESHYLSTGPELWKQTDGKITHFVAGVGTGGTISGTGKYLKEVSDGRVQVVGADPEGSVYSGGSGRPYLVEGVGEDFWPDTYDRNIADEIIPVSDADSFQVTRRLALEEGLLVGGSCGMAVAAALKLAERLTEDDVVVVLLPDGGRGYLTKVFNDTWMSSYGFLPPDSSGATVADVLTKKSGSLPNLVHSHPNETVAEAIAILAEFGVSQMPVVSAEPPVMAAEVVGAVNERDLLDALFTGKAQLADRLDRHMSPPLPTIGGGEQVSSAMTALESADGALVLIDGKPAGVVTRHDLLGFLAGR, from the coding sequence GTGGAGTATGCAGAGCACATCGCCGACCTCGTGGGCAACACCCCGCTGGTCAAGCTGAACTCGTTGACCAAGGGGCTCAAGCCGCTCGTGCTGGCCAAGGTCGAGTACCTGAACCCGGGTGGCTCGGTCAAGGACCGCATCGCGCTGCGCATGATCGAAGCCGCCGAAGCCTCCGGCGAACTGCGCCCGGGCGGCACGATCGTGGAGCCGACGTCCGGCAACACCGGCGTCGGCCTCGCCATGGTCGCGCAGCGCAAGGGCTACCGGTGCGTGTTCGTCTGCCCGGACAAGGTCAGCGAAGACAAGCGCAACGTGCTCAAGGCGTACGGGGCCCGCGTCGTGGTGTGCCCGACGGCGGTCGCGCCCGAGCACCCGGACTCCTACTACAACGTCTCCGACCGCCTGGTCCGCGAGATCGACGGCGCCTGGAAGCCCAACCAGTACGCCAACGCGCAGAACCCGGAGAGCCACTACCTCTCCACCGGCCCGGAGCTGTGGAAGCAGACCGACGGGAAGATCACGCACTTCGTCGCGGGCGTCGGCACCGGCGGCACGATCTCCGGCACCGGCAAGTACCTCAAGGAGGTCAGCGACGGCCGGGTGCAGGTGGTCGGCGCCGACCCGGAGGGCTCGGTCTACTCCGGCGGCAGCGGCCGGCCGTACCTCGTCGAGGGCGTCGGCGAGGACTTCTGGCCGGACACCTACGACCGGAACATCGCCGACGAGATCATCCCGGTCTCCGACGCCGACTCGTTCCAGGTCACCCGGCGGCTCGCGCTGGAAGAGGGCCTGCTGGTCGGCGGCTCGTGCGGGATGGCCGTCGCCGCCGCGCTGAAGCTCGCCGAGCGGCTCACCGAGGACGACGTCGTGGTCGTGCTGCTGCCCGACGGCGGCCGCGGCTACCTGACGAAGGTCTTCAACGACACCTGGATGTCCTCCTACGGCTTCCTCCCGCCCGACTCCTCCGGCGCGACGGTCGCCGACGTCCTCACGAAGAAGAGCGGCTCGCTGCCGAACCTGGTGCACTCGCACCCGAACGAGACGGTCGCCGAGGCCATCGCGATCCTGGCCGAGTTCGGCGTCAGCCAGATGCCCGTGGTCAGCGCGGAGCCGCCGGTGATGGCCGCCGAGGTCGTCGGCGCGGTCAACGAGCGCGACCTGCTCGACGCGTTGTTCACCGGAAAGGCGCAACTGGCCGACCGGCTCGACCGGCACATGTCGCCGCCGTTGCCGACGATCGGCGGCGGCGAGCAGGTGAGCTCGGCGATGACCGCGCTGGAGAGCGCGGACGGCGCCCTCGTGCTGATCGACGGCAAGCCCGCGGGCGTGGTCACCCGGCACGACCTGCTGGGGTTCCTGGCCGGGCGGTGA
- a CDS encoding cystathionine gamma-synthase, with protein MVDDYSELGFETRAIHAGQKPDPRTGAVIVPIYQTSTYAQDGVGGTREGDYEYSRTANPTRTALEEALASLEGGRHALAFASGMAASDVVLRSTLRPGDHLVLGNDAYGGTFRLIDKVLSLWGVEHTVANLADLDEVRAAIRPETKLIWCESPTNPMLGIADIAGLAGVAHDAGARLVVDNTFATPYLQNPLALGADIVLHSTTKYLGGHSDVVGGAIITNEDELREQFFFLRNSAGAVPGPFDAWLTLRGIKTLALRMERHSDNAERIVQALVNHPKVAKVYYPGLPEHPGHEVAAKQMRRFGGMVSFSHADGEQAALEVASRTKLFILAESLGGIESLIEHPGKMTHASTAGSTLQVPADLLRLSVGIEDGRDLVADLLAALD; from the coding sequence ATGGTGGACGACTACTCCGAACTGGGCTTCGAGACCCGCGCGATTCACGCGGGGCAGAAACCCGACCCCCGCACCGGCGCGGTGATCGTGCCGATCTACCAGACCTCCACCTACGCCCAGGACGGCGTGGGCGGGACCCGCGAGGGCGACTACGAGTACTCGCGCACCGCGAACCCGACCCGTACGGCGCTGGAAGAGGCGCTGGCCTCGCTGGAAGGCGGCCGGCACGCGCTGGCCTTCGCGTCCGGCATGGCCGCGTCCGACGTGGTGCTGCGCAGTACCCTGCGCCCCGGTGACCACCTCGTGCTCGGCAACGACGCCTACGGTGGCACGTTCCGCCTGATCGACAAGGTGCTCAGCCTCTGGGGCGTCGAGCACACCGTCGCGAACCTGGCCGACCTCGACGAGGTGCGCGCGGCGATCCGTCCCGAGACGAAGCTGATCTGGTGCGAGTCGCCGACCAACCCGATGCTCGGCATCGCCGACATCGCGGGGCTGGCCGGGGTGGCGCACGACGCCGGCGCCCGCCTGGTCGTCGACAACACCTTCGCGACGCCGTACTTGCAGAACCCGCTGGCGCTGGGCGCGGACATCGTCCTGCACTCGACGACCAAGTACCTCGGCGGGCACTCCGACGTCGTCGGCGGCGCGATCATCACGAACGAGGACGAGCTGCGCGAGCAGTTCTTCTTCCTCCGCAACTCCGCGGGCGCGGTGCCCGGCCCGTTCGACGCCTGGCTGACGCTGCGCGGCATCAAGACGCTGGCCCTGCGCATGGAGCGCCACAGCGACAACGCCGAGCGCATCGTGCAGGCGCTGGTCAACCACCCGAAGGTGGCGAAGGTCTACTACCCGGGCCTGCCGGAGCACCCGGGCCACGAGGTCGCGGCGAAGCAGATGCGCCGTTTCGGCGGCATGGTCTCGTTCAGCCACGCGGACGGCGAGCAGGCGGCCCTCGAGGTCGCTTCGCGCACGAAGCTCTTCATCCTCGCGGAGTCGCTCGGCGGCATCGAGTCGCTGATCGAGCACCCGGGCAAGATGACGCACGCGAGCACGGCGGGCTCGACCTTGCAGGTCCCGGCCGACCTGCTGCGCCTGTCGGTGGGCATCGAAGACGGCCGCGACCTGGTCGCCGACCTGCTGGCGGCGCTGGACTGA
- a CDS encoding VOC family protein has product MALKRMDNVLIVVEDLDAVIAFFVELGMRLEGKGPLEGRFAERVIGLEDVKQDIAMLRMPDGQGGIELAQFHQPKAVVPEPKVAPSNTLGYRRIMFALDENLDDVLERLRPHGAELVGEIEPYGGIFRLCYVRGPEGIVVGLAEELD; this is encoded by the coding sequence TTGGCGCTCAAGCGGATGGACAACGTCCTCATCGTCGTCGAAGACCTGGACGCCGTCATCGCGTTCTTCGTCGAACTGGGCATGCGGCTCGAAGGCAAGGGCCCGCTCGAAGGGCGCTTCGCGGAGCGCGTGATCGGGCTCGAGGACGTCAAGCAGGACATCGCCATGCTGCGCATGCCGGACGGCCAGGGCGGCATCGAACTGGCGCAGTTCCACCAGCCGAAGGCGGTCGTGCCGGAGCCGAAGGTCGCACCGTCGAACACGCTCGGTTACCGGCGGATCATGTTCGCGCTCGACGAGAACCTCGACGACGTCCTGGAGCGCCTGCGCCCGCACGGCGCCGAACTCGTGGGTGAGATCGAGCCGTACGGGGGCATCTTCCGGCTGTGCTACGTCCGCGGTCCCGAGGGGATCGTCGTCGGGCTGGCCGAAGAGCTGGACTGA
- the ilvA gene encoding threonine ammonia-lyase: MELVTLERIQAARELLKGVTRVTPMEHARDLRKLHGGPVNLKCENLQRTGSFKIRGAYTRIAGLTPAERERGVVAASAGNHAQGVALASSLLGAKSTVFMPLRAPLPKLAATRGYGADVHLHGALLEETLRAAIEFGERTGAVFIHPFDHPDVIAGQGTVGLEILEQVPGVKTVLVATGGGGLVGGVASAVKALRPDVRVVGVQAEDAAAYPPSLAAGAPVRLGQTSTMADGIAVGEPGLVSFAHVESLVDDVVTVSEQFLSRAVLLCLERRKLVVEPAGAAPVAALLQHVGAFEPPVVAILSGGNVDPVLLLQIIQHGMTAGGRYLRLRLRVPDRPGSLVGVLSCVSELGANVLDVEHSRISGTLDLGEADVELALETRGPEHCKDVERALTDAGYTVV, translated from the coding sequence ATGGAACTCGTCACCCTCGAGCGCATCCAGGCCGCCCGGGAACTCCTAAAAGGAGTAACCCGGGTGACGCCGATGGAGCACGCACGTGACCTGCGCAAGCTCCACGGCGGTCCGGTCAACCTGAAGTGTGAAAACCTGCAGCGCACCGGGTCGTTCAAGATCCGCGGCGCCTACACGCGCATCGCCGGCCTGACCCCGGCCGAGCGCGAGCGGGGCGTCGTCGCGGCCAGTGCCGGCAACCACGCGCAGGGCGTCGCGCTGGCCTCGTCGCTGCTCGGCGCCAAGTCCACCGTTTTCATGCCGCTGCGGGCCCCGCTGCCGAAGCTGGCCGCGACCCGCGGTTACGGCGCCGACGTCCACCTCCACGGCGCGCTCCTGGAGGAGACGCTGCGGGCGGCCATCGAGTTCGGCGAGCGGACCGGCGCGGTCTTCATCCACCCGTTCGACCACCCGGACGTCATCGCCGGCCAGGGCACGGTCGGCCTCGAGATCCTGGAGCAGGTGCCGGGCGTCAAGACCGTCCTGGTCGCCACCGGCGGCGGCGGGCTGGTCGGCGGGGTCGCCTCGGCGGTCAAGGCGCTGCGCCCGGACGTGCGCGTGGTCGGTGTCCAGGCCGAGGACGCCGCCGCGTACCCGCCGTCGCTGGCCGCGGGCGCGCCGGTGCGGCTGGGCCAGACCTCGACCATGGCCGACGGGATCGCGGTCGGCGAGCCGGGCCTGGTCAGCTTCGCGCACGTCGAGTCGCTGGTCGACGACGTCGTGACGGTCTCCGAGCAGTTCCTGTCCCGCGCGGTGCTGCTCTGCCTGGAGCGGCGGAAGCTGGTGGTCGAGCCGGCCGGCGCGGCGCCCGTGGCGGCGCTGCTGCAGCACGTCGGCGCCTTCGAGCCGCCGGTCGTGGCCATCCTGTCCGGCGGCAACGTCGACCCGGTCCTGCTCCTGCAGATCATCCAGCACGGCATGACCGCGGGCGGCCGCTACCTGCGGCTCCGGCTGCGCGTCCCGGACCGGCCGGGTTCCCTGGTCGGCGTGCTGTCGTGCGTCAGCGAGCTCGGCGCGAACGTGCTCGACGTCGAGCACTCGCGCATCTCCGGCACCCTCGACCTCGGCGAGGCGGACGTCGAACTGGCGCTGGAGACCCGTGGGCCCGAGCACTGCAAAGACGTCGAACGCGCGCTGACCGACGCGGGTTACACGGTGGTCTGA
- a CDS encoding ferredoxin, which produces MTQPPGPLRPDQQQELVRQIGAALTAPIPPGWRQLRVEYRAAGRHVEADLLVTGPDGRPRVAQPPPEAVRLLGVLRSGMYRPGLGTWLGAILVFAPGQPPDVDFVRPDLEPPFRQQPPPIGFQDELRFFPRADEHIPGWLREGAGLTPPAGGGEVRTPRIYDGLDADGRPLIRRQPLLPAEIERVLAYLDAAPVILASRSNGPDAFAPDRADAVPMNFRTDGAWAWPGAVAYYLREHGVPPDPELVAHIRARRFTAPAEVPEPAKDLALAAITGEQPQTTV; this is translated from the coding sequence ATGACCCAGCCACCGGGGCCGTTGCGCCCGGACCAGCAGCAGGAGCTCGTCCGGCAGATCGGCGCGGCGCTCACCGCGCCGATCCCGCCGGGGTGGCGGCAGCTGCGGGTCGAGTACCGCGCCGCGGGACGGCACGTCGAGGCCGATCTGCTGGTGACCGGCCCGGACGGGCGGCCCCGCGTGGCCCAGCCGCCGCCGGAGGCCGTGCGGCTGCTCGGCGTGCTGCGGTCGGGCATGTACCGGCCGGGCCTCGGCACCTGGCTGGGCGCCATCCTCGTGTTCGCACCCGGGCAGCCGCCCGACGTCGACTTCGTGCGGCCCGACCTCGAACCGCCGTTCCGGCAGCAGCCGCCGCCGATCGGGTTCCAGGACGAGCTGCGGTTCTTCCCCCGCGCGGACGAGCACATCCCGGGCTGGCTGCGGGAGGGCGCGGGCCTCACGCCGCCGGCCGGTGGCGGTGAGGTGCGCACCCCGCGCATCTACGACGGCCTCGACGCCGACGGGCGCCCGCTCATCCGGCGCCAGCCGCTGCTGCCCGCCGAGATCGAGCGGGTGCTCGCCTACCTCGACGCGGCGCCGGTGATCCTGGCTTCCCGCAGCAACGGCCCGGACGCCTTCGCGCCCGACCGCGCGGACGCGGTGCCGATGAACTTCCGCACCGACGGCGCCTGGGCGTGGCCCGGCGCGGTCGCGTACTACTTGCGTGAACACGGCGTGCCGCCGGACCCGGAGCTGGTCGCCCACATCCGGGCCCGGCGCTTCACCGCGCCGGCGGAGGTGCCGGAGCCCGCGAAGGACCTCGCGCTCGCGGCCATCACCGGCGAACAGCCTCAGACCACCGTGTAA
- a CDS encoding type VII secretion target has protein sequence MTDVELSTDLTAHAHQLDAIGDGLQQAVDAANQVSMPTDAYGILCQPFRMMLDPVEQYGIDALKDAVSAMTAVSGKVREAAAAYHKYETGVADDLNTSTGGA, from the coding sequence ATGACGGATGTGGAACTCAGCACCGACCTGACCGCGCACGCCCACCAGCTCGACGCCATCGGCGACGGGTTGCAGCAGGCCGTCGACGCGGCGAACCAGGTCAGCATGCCGACGGACGCGTACGGCATCCTCTGCCAGCCGTTCCGGATGATGCTGGACCCGGTCGAGCAGTACGGGATCGACGCGTTGAAGGACGCCGTGTCGGCAATGACGGCGGTGTCCGGCAAGGTCCGCGAAGCCGCCGCGGCGTACCACAAGTACGAAACCGGCGTCGCCGACGACCTGAACACGTCCACCGGCGGCGCGTGA
- a CDS encoding YbaB/EbfC family nucleoid-associated protein, producing MPDSIDASDAMIDNWTKRLEENAARYQALADRVQGQSVTERSKDGTVTVTIDSRGLLKNLVIAETAAGKRMAEVSAQVMQLVQRAQARIPELLQQAMAETTGTADQAAAEIVREAQSTFPEPPPEPEPAFPEPDRVRRFLPEEEQPPAPPRTPPPPAPPQPPRRRRPVDDDDDDFGGPILS from the coding sequence ATGCCGGACAGCATCGACGCCAGCGACGCGATGATCGACAACTGGACCAAGCGGCTCGAGGAGAACGCCGCGCGGTACCAGGCGCTGGCCGATCGTGTGCAGGGCCAGTCGGTCACCGAGCGGTCGAAGGACGGCACCGTCACGGTGACGATCGATTCGCGCGGGCTGCTGAAGAACCTCGTCATCGCCGAAACCGCGGCGGGCAAGCGGATGGCCGAGGTGTCGGCGCAGGTGATGCAGCTGGTTCAGCGCGCGCAGGCGCGGATCCCGGAGCTGCTGCAGCAGGCCATGGCGGAGACCACCGGCACCGCCGACCAAGCCGCGGCCGAGATCGTGCGCGAGGCGCAGAGCACCTTCCCGGAGCCGCCGCCGGAGCCCGAACCCGCGTTCCCGGAACCCGACCGCGTCCGCCGGTTCCTGCCGGAGGAAGAACAGCCACCGGCGCCGCCACGCACCCCGCCGCCGCCCGCGCCGCCGCAGCCACCGCGGCGCCGTCGTCCGGTGGACGACGATGACGACGACTTCGGCGGACCGATCCTTTCCTGA